A section of the Streptomyces sp. CG1 genome encodes:
- a CDS encoding RNA polymerase sigma factor, which yields MQDQPPTEDLARWAAAGDSAALDRLLYEIRPEVVRRCGRFLPCREDAEEAAQDVLLQVARHISRFEGRSRFSTWLYTVVANCCRQKYRELKRRAAEQPAAIEPTYAVDPRTTSVIAGSRVDLLEALDRLERTHPHLVAPLVYRDICQLDYAEVAERVGIPLGTLKSRLHEARKQVRPWLAGS from the coding sequence GTGCAGGACCAGCCGCCGACGGAAGACCTCGCCCGGTGGGCCGCCGCCGGCGACAGCGCGGCACTGGACCGGCTGCTGTATGAGATCCGGCCGGAGGTGGTGCGCCGCTGCGGCCGCTTCCTGCCGTGCCGCGAGGACGCCGAGGAGGCCGCACAGGACGTGCTGCTCCAGGTGGCCCGGCACATCTCCCGCTTCGAGGGCCGCAGCCGCTTCAGCACCTGGCTGTACACGGTGGTCGCCAACTGCTGCCGGCAGAAGTACCGCGAGCTGAAGCGGCGGGCCGCCGAGCAGCCGGCCGCCATCGAGCCCACGTACGCCGTCGACCCGCGCACCACCAGCGTCATCGCCGGCTCCCGCGTGGACCTGCTGGAGGCGCTGGACCGGCTGGAGCGGACGCATCCGCACCTGGTCGCGCCGCTGGTCTACCGGGACATCTGCCAGCTGGACTACGCCGAGGTCGCCGAACGCGTCGGCATCCCGCTCGGCACCCTGAAATCCCGCCTGCACGAGGCCCGCAAACAGGTGCGGCCCTGGCTGGCGGGGTCCTGA